One region of Triticum aestivum cultivar Chinese Spring chromosome 6B, IWGSC CS RefSeq v2.1, whole genome shotgun sequence genomic DNA includes:
- the LOC123136633 gene encoding VQ motif-containing protein 22 — protein MGDTGANMGHWAGIYGVGGNGAATAEGSVVTVSSPTSGGSGGGSPTRSAPGVEGGRVGKPARRRSRASRRAPVTLLNTDTTNFRAMVQQFTGIPSGPYGPAGAGGGPVISFGAGGGDYGLGGGMPVRPSPSSAVMSFDHLGHHRPSAVTSSLQQQQQQQSRLFRPQQQQQQYGDYGGMHGGGGADMSFLHGFESSAEDRLLLQSIQAAQMLPRPASTNTPNGYNFG, from the coding sequence ATGGGTGACACCGGCGCGAACATGGGCCACTGGGCGGGCATCTACGGCGTCGGCGGCAATGGGGCCGCGACGGCCGAGGGCAGCGTGGTGACGGTGTCTAGCCCGACGTCCGGGGGCTCGGGCGGCGGGAGCCCCACGAGGTCGGCGCCCGGGGTCGAGGGAGGCCGCGTCGGCAAGCCGGCGCGGCGGAGGTCCCGCGCGTCGCGCCGGGCGCCCGTCACGCTGCTCAACACCGACACCACCAACTTCCGCGCCATGGTGCAGCAGTTCACCGGCATCCCCTCCGGCCCCTACGGCCCGGctggcgcgggcggcgggcccGTGATCAGcttcggcgcgggcggcggcgactaCGGCCTCGGCGGTGGCATGCCGGTGCGCCCGTCGCCGAGCTCGGCCGTGATGTCGTTCGACCACCTCGGCCACCACCGCCCGTCCGCTGTCACCTCGtccctgcagcagcagcagcagcagcagagccgGCTGTTccggccgcagcagcagcagcagcagtacggCGACTACGGCGGCATgcacggaggcggcggcgcggacatgtcgtTCCTGCACGGGTTCGAGTCGTCGGCCGAGGACAGGCTGCTGCTGCAGAGCATCCAGGCGGCGCAGATGCTGCCCCGCCCGGCCTCCACTAACACCCCCAATGGCTACAACTTCGGATGA
- the LOC123136634 gene encoding cytochrome P450 97B2, chloroplastic, protein MAMSAATAATLLPRSSTGTPRLASTYPSSSAAHGRSRLLPIRCQSPGVDKTTKPKRNLFDNASNLLTNLLAGGNLKNMPVAEGAVTDLFDRPLFYSLYDWFLEHGSVYKLAFGPKSFVVVSDPIVARYILRENAFSYDKGVLAEILEPIMGKGLIPADLDTWKQRRKVITPGFHALFIEAMVRVFTKCSERTILKLEALIEKGDHGDKSTTVNLEEEFSNLALDIIGLGVFNFDFDSVNKESPVIKAVYGTLFEAEHRSTFYIPYWNLPLTQWIVPRQRKFRSDLKVINNCLDDLIKNAKETRQEADVEKLQQRDYSSLKDASLLRFLVDMRGADVDDRQLRDDLMTMLIAGHETTAAVLTWSIFLLAQNPTKMRKAQAEIDSVLIDGVITAEKLKKLEYIRLIIVEALRLYPQPPLLIRRSLRPDKLPGGYNGAKEGYEIPAGTDIFLSIYNLHRSPYFWDRPNEFEPERFTVPKKDENIEGWAGFDPDRSPGAMYPNEIIADFAFLPFGGGPRKCVGDQFALLESTVALALLLQKFDVELRGSPDEVEMVTGATIHTKNGLWCRLRKRS, encoded by the exons ATGGCCATGAGCGCGGCCACCGCCGCCACGCTCCTCCCGAGGTCCAGCACCggcacgcctcgcctcgcctccacCTACCCCTCCTCGTCGGCAGCTCACGGGAGGAGCCGCCTCCTCCCCATCAG ATGCCAGTCGCCCGGAGTTGACAAAACCACCAAGCCTAAGAGGAACTTGTTTGACAACGCCAGCAACCTTCTCACCAATTTGCTCGCTGGCGGCAACCTCAAGAATATGCCGGTTGCCGAAGGTGCTGTCACTGACCTGTTCGACCGGCCCCTTTTCTattcgctctatgattggttcctcGAG CACGGTTCCGTCTACAAACTTGCTTTTGGACCCAAATCATTTGTTGTCGTCTCTGATCCAATTGTTGCTAGATACATCCTACGAGAAAATGCTTTCTCTTATGATAAG GGAGTTCTCGCTGAAATTCTAGAACCAATAATGGGGAAGGGTCTTATACCTGCTGACCTTGATACCTGGAAGCAAAGGAGAAAAG TTATAACTCCTGGGTTCCATGCCTTATTCATAGAAGCTATGGTGAGAGTATTTACCAAATGTTCAGAGAGAACCATATTGAAACTTGAAGCACTTATTGAAAAGGGAGACCATGGTGACAAATCTACCACAGTGAACCTTGAAGAGGAATTCTCCAATTTGGCTCTCGACATAATTGGCTTGGGAGTGTTCAATTTTGATTTTGACTCTGTTAATAAGGAATCTCCTGTAATCAAG GCAGTATATGGTACTCTTTTTGAAGCTGAGCATCGATCCACCTTTTACATCCCTTACTGGAATCTTCCTTTAACTCAATGGATAGTGCCAAGACAGCGGAAGTTCCGCAGTGACCTCAAGGTTATCAATAATTGCCTTGATGATCTTATTAAAAATGCAAAAGAAACAAGACAG GAAGCTGATGTGGAAAAACTCCAGCAGAGAGACTACTCATCATTGAAG GATGCCAGCTTACTGAGGTTCCTTGTTGACATGCGGGGAGCTGATGTTGACGACCGCCAG CTTCGAGATGATCTTATGACAATGCTTATCGCCGGACATGAAACAACTGCGGCTGTTCTGACATGGTCTATTTTTCTActggcccag AATCCCACGAAGATGAGAAAAGCCCAGGCAGAGATTGATTCTGTACTGATCGATGGGGTAATCACTGCAGAAAAGCTCAAGAAATTGGA GTACATAAGATTAATCATTGTTGAAGCTCTTCGCTTGTATCCTCAACCCCCATTGTTAATCAGGCGTTCTCTCCGGCCTGATAAATTGCCAG GTGGGTACAACGGAGCGAAAGAGGGATACGAAATACCAGCAGGAACCGATATATTTCTTTCG ATATACAATCTCCATAGGTCCCCGTACTTTTGGGATAGGCCAAATGAGTTTGAACCAGAGAGGTTTACAGTCCCAAAGAAGGATGAGAACATAGAAGGGTGGGCTGGGTTTGATCCTGACCGGAGTCCTGGCGCGATGTATCCGAACGAG ATTATAGCAGACTTTGCTTTCCTCCCCTTCGGCGGAGGACCACGCAAATGCGTGGGAGACCAATTCGCGCTCCTGGAGTCAACAGTGGCCTTGGCCCTGCTATTGCAAAAGTTTGACGTGGAGCTGCGAGGCTCGCCCGATGAAGTAGAGATGGTGACAGGCGCGACGATTCACACAAAGAACGGGTTGTGGTGCAGGCTGAGGAAAAGGAGTTGA